In Candidatus Thiopontia autotrophica, a single genomic region encodes these proteins:
- the gltX gene encoding glutamate--tRNA ligase: MKLTTRFAPSPTGYLHVGGARTALFSWLYARRHGGNFILRIEDTDRERSTEESVDAILRGMAWLGLAYDQGPFYQTHRFDRYREIIQQLLDDGHAYYCYCSREELDEMREGQRARKEKPRYTGLCRSRSEPRDGVDPVVRFKNPTDGVVVVDDMVRGKVVFQNSELDDLIIARSDGTPTYNLTVVVDDLDMGLTHIVRGDDHLNNTPRQINILKALGAETPKYAHLPMILGSDGSRLSKRHGAVSVLQYRDDGYLPEALLNYLVRLGWSHGDQEVFSIDEMVELFDVTDVNNSASTFNPEKLLWLNQHYIKNSSSDHIARHLRWHLGRLDIDPANSGPELVKVVEAQQERAKTLVEMAENSRCFYLDFDEFDQKAAKKNLKAAAAEPLERIRGMLSELEIWDAEPIHEIVKETAEILDLKLGKVAQPLRVAATGTAISPPIDITLELIGRERVLARIDMALEYIQQRVAAQTA; the protein is encoded by the coding sequence ATGAAGTTAACAACAAGATTTGCTCCAAGCCCAACCGGTTATCTCCACGTTGGAGGAGCCAGAACTGCACTATTTTCCTGGCTCTATGCCCGTCGTCATGGGGGGAATTTTATTCTCCGTATAGAGGATACTGACAGGGAGCGCTCCACGGAAGAGTCGGTTGATGCGATTCTGAGGGGGATGGCATGGTTGGGGCTTGCCTATGACCAGGGGCCTTTCTATCAGACTCACCGTTTTGACCGTTACAGAGAGATTATTCAACAGTTGCTGGACGATGGACACGCCTACTATTGCTACTGCAGTCGCGAAGAGCTGGATGAGATGCGTGAGGGACAGCGGGCACGGAAGGAGAAGCCCCGCTATACCGGCCTTTGCCGTAGTCGCAGTGAGCCTCGTGACGGGGTGGATCCGGTTGTACGTTTCAAGAATCCAACTGATGGTGTAGTGGTTGTCGATGATATGGTGCGTGGTAAGGTGGTGTTTCAGAACAGTGAGCTGGATGATCTTATTATCGCCCGCTCTGATGGAACTCCAACCTACAATCTAACAGTGGTGGTAGATGATCTTGATATGGGGCTTACTCATATCGTGCGCGGGGATGACCATCTAAACAATACGCCGCGCCAGATCAATATTCTAAAGGCGCTTGGGGCAGAGACTCCCAAATATGCTCACCTGCCCATGATTCTTGGTTCGGACGGAAGCCGTCTATCAAAACGTCATGGCGCAGTCAGTGTGCTGCAGTACCGGGATGACGGTTATCTGCCTGAGGCACTGCTAAACTATCTGGTTCGACTAGGGTGGTCGCACGGTGATCAGGAGGTATTCTCCATAGATGAGATGGTGGAGCTTTTTGATGTTACTGATGTTAACAACTCTGCCTCTACCTTTAACCCGGAGAAACTGCTCTGGCTGAACCAACACTATATAAAAAACAGTTCATCAGATCACATAGCCAGACACCTTAGATGGCATCTTGGGCGGCTTGATATAGACCCTGCGAACAGTGGTCCAGAGCTTGTGAAGGTTGTAGAGGCGCAGCAAGAGCGGGCAAAAACCCTGGTGGAGATGGCAGAGAATAGTCGCTGTTTCTATCTTGATTTTGATGAGTTTGACCAGAAGGCTGCAAAGAAGAATCTTAAGGCAGCAGCAGCCGAGCCACTTGAGAGAATTCGTGGCATGCTGTCAGAGCTGGAGATCTGGGATGCGGAGCCTATCCACGAGATTGTGAAAGAGACCGCAGAAATTCTTGATCTTAAGCTTGGCAAGGTGGCGCAGCCCCTGCGGGTGGCGGCAACTGGCACCGCAATTTCCCCGCCAATTGATATTACACTTGAGTTGATTGGGCGTGAGCGTGTTCTTGCAAGGATTGATATGGCGCTGGAGTATATTCAGCAGCGTGTAGCGGCACAAACTGCTTGA